A stretch of DNA from Candidatus Pseudomonas phytovorans:
TGATCATCAATGTTGAATTCACTCGGAACACCATCACACAGATCGTCAAAGTAGGGCTCTTCACCAAGATCAAACCACTCCGACAGAACGACACCGATATCTGAGACGTTGATGAAGTCCGATCCACACTCGTACAGCAGGCCGAGCTCGTAGTGGGATAGGTCATCCTTGGTAGCGACGTTCTCTGCGACGCGTTCATACACGTAGTCGAACAACCGCTGTGACTCGATGACTTGCCCATGACGGCTGCAGTACCTGCAGTTGGCTTCAGCCTCGGACGAGTCAAACAGCTTTTTCAGTGGAGCCGGTTTTACACAATCAACACAAATCATAGGTGCTACCTGAGCCTTCTTTTCTAAGCCGTCTGCAGCTACAACGGCGCTTTTTATCCGGGTGGCAGATGCCGTGAATCTGACCCTTTGAACCGCTGGTAGAAGCACCTTTCCGCTCTGACGCTCCCTTCACGGTCGAAAATGAAAGAGACGAACGGTCACTCCCTGTGCTGACTGTAGCCAGATGGCGATTTCCGTGGGCATCAGCCGAATCCATACTCCCATCAGCAGACAACATGAGCTCGAACCGCATTTCGCAGCCCACCAGTCGTTTGCCAGTGTGTAAACCTACCTGTAAACTGTCAATCAAAGTGTCAAGCTGAGTAATCGAGATGGGAACGAAATACGCAAACGCCCCGGTCTACTTCACCATCGGCCAGGTGCGTCACAACACCCTGCTGTCGCTGAAGTCCTACCTTCCGGCGATCCAGGAGCGCATGCGAAAGGCTGGTTACCCTGATTTCAACAGCGCCCAGCAGATGCAGTTCTCTTTTGGCGCAGTTACTGGTGGTGATGACACGCAACCTTTCAAGCCGGGCGTTCAGCAGATCGAAAGCTATACGTTCTCCAATCTCGAAGGCACCCAAGGCTTTCTGCTGGAACCGAGTGCGCTATCGTTCCGCTGCACCGAATACGAGACCTTTCCAGAATTCTATGCCGAGCTGGAACGAGGCCTGAAGATCTTGGAGGAAGCAGTCGATGGCCTGGCTTATTTTGAGCGCTTAGGCCTGAGATACCTTGATGCGGTTGTACCTGCAGAAGGGGAGACCTTGCAGCAGTATCTTGCTCGTGAGGTGTGGGGTACTCCTGCCTCACTAGACCTGGGGCAGGTATACCAGTTCGAAGGACAGCCGCTGACGTATAACCACTCGTTTGCCGAGTCGTCGGCCACCATTCCTAACATTGGGCAGGTGGTGTCGCGGGTGATTGTCCAGAACAGCGAGCTGCGCTTCCCACCAGATCTATTGCCCGCCCCGCTCAAGATTGGTCATCGCTTCAGCGAGCTCAATGGACAGCATGCAACCGTCGACGTCGACGCCAGTTTTTCTGAGCGCCGAAAATACGATTCGGCTGAAATTAGAGATAGGTTCCAACACCTTCACGACCTCGTTAAGTTGTTCTTTAACGCGACCGTGACGGACCACGCACGGACAGCATGGAGTTAACCTATGAACACGATGTATGCACCATCCCCAAGCCCGGGGCTGGCAGACCGATCCTTCAATGTCGCTAGTCGGCATCTCGAAGCTGAACGCGAGAAAGCCAAGAGCTCCACAGGAAGCACTGCGTTAGCTTGGGGCTATGGACTGACCGTTGCCTTCGCTTTGTGCATTGGCACCTTGGCACCGCAACCTCAGCCTCGTGAGAGCCGAGAAAGCAGGGAATTCAGAGCATCAATTCAAGGCAACGCCAAGCTTGAATCCGCAGTTGCTCCGAGGACAGCTGCAGAAGCGTTGTCTTATGTGCGCACCACTTTGAAACCAGCGGTGACTGAATTGGCATCGATCTTCGGAGTTTCGAGGCAGGCTATCTACAACTGGCAAGCCGGTGAGCACATCTCAGAGGGCAACGAAGCTCTGCTCTACGAACTGGCCGCAGCCGCCGATCGTATCGTGGCCCACCCGCTCGCAGGACAAATGAACGCTAAGCGGAAGCTTCCAGGCGGTAGATCTCTATTTGAAGCCGTTGCCGGCGGCATGTCAGGTGTAGAGGCTGCTGGAAAACTCATCGCCATGGCTGAAAAGGAAGGCGCACAGCGCGCAGCCATGGATTCGAGACTGAAGAGCCGAAATCGGGCCGCCGTAGACCTCGCGTCGGTCGGCTCGCCGCATTTGAAAGACAGAGCATGAGGTAGCAGTTGATGGTGAGCTGGAGTCGATCTACCCCGTGGCGACAAGGATACATTGTCGATAGCGAAACACTCGCCCAGCTCGGCATCATCATCGACGGCGATGGCCAGGAAAAAGTCATTGCCGTTGTTGCTACACACGACTGTGACCTTGCACAGGCATCTGCAGGCGAGCCGGAAGTGGAGCTGATCTTAGGCAGAATCCTGGCTGAGAAGCTTGATGGCAATTACACACACTGTAAAACCGCCAGGCGGCTGCACCTGGAGCTGACTGGAACAGATCAGCACCTCCTCTGTGAGTTCGATGCGAGCAAACGGGTTCGGATCCCCAAGGAACATCAGGATCCCTCCAAAGCCTTTATCTCCTATGAGCCGGCTCGCACCTTTTTGATGAGCGGACAGGAGCGAAGCATCTTCCAGCGCTGGCTGGCTGCAAGGTATCGCCGCTCTTCATTTCCAGACGAATTTGATCGTCGCCTGAGAGACACCAAGGTAGCTGAGCGCCTCGCCAAACTCTTCAAAGACTCCGGCAACCACATCCCGGCCGTATTCTTCGACGTTGATCAGGGAATGGAGAGGACCAGAGACGGATCAGATGATCTCTACGAGCTCTCGGTCCTGGTTCTCTACAAGACTGACGAAGACCCTGAGATTGCTGAAGAGGCAGCTCAAGCTGCAGTAAAAGCTATCGAGGAGCTTTTCCAGAGCCGGTGCAGAACCGGGGAAGACAAGACTTGGAAGTGGATTGAGCTCATTGAAATCGATGTGATTTCTGATGAAGCGCTGACATACAGTCAATCGCTCAATCTGACACGCTGGCAGGCTGACTATGTGAGCCTGAGAAGCGCCCCGGAACAGCCAATTCTTGACGATTGAGCCACAACTCCTCATTTTTTCGGCCAAGAGCCTGAAAATCAAAGGAAAAAATAGGGGGAGGGGTTGACACCAGAATGATATGACGAGATACTTATAATTGCCGATAGTTATTTCTTTCGACAAAAAAGCCCACCAATGTTTGCAGCATTGGCAGGCCATTTGAACCGTGCACTGGATGTTTTTGCAGAACTCCAAAGCACAATTAGAAAACAAACCCGGAGGTCAGGTTTCCACACTCGGAAAGAGATTCTACGTACATCTTTATCTCTTTACAACACCTGCTTGACTAGCGGCATTTGCAGATGCCGCAGGTATCTCCGGGTTCTCTCATTAGGAGATCCCGTATGACCATGATTTGCAGACCCTTCATTACCCTCCGCAACGGCAAACGCCTTTTTGCACACGAGGTTGGTAAAACCGCGTTCTGCTTTGAGGTAGATGAAGTTCGGAAGGCTAAGCCACCTGAAGGGGCCGGTGAGCAAGGTACGCTCGACCTTGGGGATGAAGACGTACCTTCCAAGCCTCACTGATGTAACAAGAAGCCCGGTAAGCGTCAGCTTACCGGGCTTTTTTTGCGCATCGAATTCAGCGGCTGATCGTTCTAGCGTCAATGCATTTTTATGGAGAGCTTCACAGAGAGCTCCAGGTTTGTGCTTATCTCAGCGGCAGGCGCTGCCGCAGTGGGCACGGCATGATCAGTAGCATTCGGTAGCGCTTGGTTTATCCACAGGAGCACCACACCGCTGAGAATACGCGCGAGGGTGTTCTTTGAAATTGTGACGAAGGCATTGTGCATTTGGAGGTCCATTTCAGAAGTGGACACCTATTAAATAGCTCTCAAGGCCGTGCCACCACCACCCTGCGAAAATATGCTCAAGTCCCAGACTGGGACTTGAGGATTACCCACATAGATCCATCGACACCCTTTTCAGAGCCCGAGCTATTAGGCCTGGACAGACGCATGTGCATCATGTGCGTCACTGCCGTGAGCGGTCCTCCACACAAGGTAGTCGGCCAATTTCTTGCTTCGGGACCATACGTATTGTCGGCAGGAAGCATTCACCATTGTCGGGCCGGCAATGGGCCTGAACCGAATGTCCCATAGATGCCTGAGTGAGTCTCTCGGTGACATCCCCAAGTAAGCAGCAATCTCAGGGCCAAGGATGTACTTCTGTCTGAACGTTTCAATCGCCTTCGGAGTAACTCGGTGCTGGGTGCAACGGCCAATTTTCGCAGGATTACTTTTAAGCAGCCCCAAGCGGACACACGCGTAGGCGACTTCCTCCTTGACCCCCAGTATCGCTGCTGCTTGGGAAACCGATAATCCGGAGAAGTCAAAATCGCTTTCTCGGAAACGCTCCTGCATCCAGAGTGCGAGATCAGTTGACCTCACTAACAACTGACCCAAGGCCACTGACTCATCCTCATCGCTACGATAAGCCTGTAGGGCGCCGGATTTGATTGCCTGAAGCAATTCAACGAGACCTCCGCCTGCGGGTAGATAATGCTTGGCAGTGAAATTGATCGTTAACAGCCCCGATTCAGTTACCAGGTCGACATCACCCGGCATCAACTCATCAAGCGAATCTCTAGACACAAACCATGGGCTGCGACCCACCTGGCGCTCGCCAAAGAATTCTAGAAGGCCGGCCGAAAGGAGTTGGCGGACGCGCGTCATGCTGAGACCGAGGATCTTAGAAGCCCCGCTCAACGTGACCGCCGCATGTCTGTGATAAGACACCTCTTGAAGCTGTCCAAGGTGGACCACCCTCAGTAACCGCGAACCTCTCTTTTCCTCTCGGTGATCAATGAGCCCGCGCTGGCAGAGAGTCACCACTGCGGCTCTCGATAAACCCATCGCCTTAGCCGCGGTTTGAAGGGGTACCCACAGATGATTTTCGACCGTCTGGTGGCTGAGGTACCGATTTCGATTCGACAACGGTGCCGACCATTCTTCCAGCAGATAAGACTCAAATTCGTCGCGGACGAAGCTGAAGCAAGCGGCACTCAAACTATGATGGATATCTCGATAGATGGGACCAAAAGCGCTTGTCACTTTCCACTCTCCGGAACTGGAGTGAGCGT
This window harbors:
- a CDS encoding TIGR04255 family protein; translation: MGTKYANAPVYFTIGQVRHNTLLSLKSYLPAIQERMRKAGYPDFNSAQQMQFSFGAVTGGDDTQPFKPGVQQIESYTFSNLEGTQGFLLEPSALSFRCTEYETFPEFYAELERGLKILEEAVDGLAYFERLGLRYLDAVVPAEGETLQQYLAREVWGTPASLDLGQVYQFEGQPLTYNHSFAESSATIPNIGQVVSRVIVQNSELRFPPDLLPAPLKIGHRFSELNGQHATVDVDASFSERRKYDSAEIRDRFQHLHDLVKLFFNATVTDHARTAWS
- a CDS encoding Cro/Cl family transcriptional regulator, with amino-acid sequence MNTMYAPSPSPGLADRSFNVASRHLEAEREKAKSSTGSTALAWGYGLTVAFALCIGTLAPQPQPRESRESREFRASIQGNAKLESAVAPRTAAEALSYVRTTLKPAVTELASIFGVSRQAIYNWQAGEHISEGNEALLYELAAAADRIVAHPLAGQMNAKRKLPGGRSLFEAVAGGMSGVEAAGKLIAMAEKEGAQRAAMDSRLKSRNRAAVDLASVGSPHLKDRA
- a CDS encoding helix-turn-helix domain-containing protein, with the translated sequence MMQLKVPEISLVGVSRTLADAAARILMDWPIAFRQLLGDLKHAHSSSGEWKVTSAFGPIYRDIHHSLSAACFSFVRDEFESYLLEEWSAPLSNRNRYLSHQTVENHLWVPLQTAAKAMGLSRAAVVTLCQRGLIDHREEKRGSRLLRVVHLGQLQEVSYHRHAAVTLSGASKILGLSMTRVRQLLSAGLLEFFGERQVGRSPWFVSRDSLDELMPGDVDLVTESGLLTINFTAKHYLPAGGGLVELLQAIKSGALQAYRSDEDESVALGQLLVRSTDLALWMQERFRESDFDFSGLSVSQAAAILGVKEEVAYACVRLGLLKSNPAKIGRCTQHRVTPKAIETFRQKYILGPEIAAYLGMSPRDSLRHLWDIRFRPIAGPTMVNASCRQYVWSRSKKLADYLVWRTAHGSDAHDAHASVQA